The Phragmites australis chromosome 1, lpPhrAust1.1, whole genome shotgun sequence genomic interval AATAAAGGAACATCCCCCATTTCATCCTGTATGTATGTACAATCAAACACTGCAATAGCACCATTCGCATCGGCCCATCGTTGGCTCGTTCGTTCCTTCCTTCTTGGGTGGTGAGGTGATCGGTCTAGTCGGCATGCCACCCAAGGTCGTCAAGCTCTGTTGCGCCCTCTACTCTGCCTTCTTCTCCGCCTCCAACCCGTCCTAGATGGCATCGGAGCACCTAAAGCACGGCACCTGCCCTAATTTTGCCGCGCCACCGCTGAGCGTCGTGGCGGCCCCAGCTTGTCATGCTTGTAGCTGCCGCCGCAAGTGTTGTGTCATACCCTGTAGCCACCGGCGATGAGGACCGTGACGTGAGGAAATCAACGAGCTTATTGGAACAACTTcaacaggaagaagaagaccagAAATGGGATAAGTTTCAATTCATTTGTCCGATGCCCCCCTCCGTGCTCCTAGCCTCTCCTTTGTAGAGCTGCTGACCCTTAGCTTGGGTCGTGGGCTCGGTCTTAGTGGCACAACAGCCCATTATACGATCTAGCAGATATGGGTCATGTGTTACATATTGATGTCCAACTCGATGGCATCATCCCCTATCCGCATCGCGTCTATTGCACCCTCCTCGCCGCGCCACCATCACACCAGCCGACATGAGCAGATCTAGTTAGCGGCTAGCCTACGCCCTATGGCGGCGCACCTGGACATTGGTGCCTCGTCCTCATGGCGATGGCGGCCGGCCGCACGACCGGATCTAGGCAGCACATCGTCCTAACAGCGACAGTGGCTGGCCGCACCCACCCCGGCTAAGAGGTTCAGTGATGATGGCAATGAGACCTCGGGCTGACAAATTGATTTTGACGTCCATATCCAAGGTGAGATAGTTGCTCCCATCCAATACAAGTTCAGtaaaattcttttaaaaaatatcagcCATGTCTATATGAAATGActatgtatttattaatttactaTGAGTAAATTAAATAATATGCAATTGATGTAATTGAGCAAAAACGCAAGTCAATATGAGTCAAGGATCATGGTTTAGTCCTTCTATATCTTGAACTCCACTCTTGATGGAATAGGTGGCACTACAGTCATAGTCAAAGATATAGTCTCTATACTATTAAATATTGAATAGACACAGTGAAAACAATCATCATGTTGTTATACAACGTGGTGTAGATCTCACAGTAGTTAGTGAGAAAATCGCTGCTATGAGCATGGACTGTATCAAATGAGACGGGTGACACTACAATCGCAGCCGACGTCATAATCTCTGCCTTGTGTTTTGCCAATATGATAGAAGGTAGTCACGAATTTACAATTATTTTGCATTGATTTCTACGAATTATTTAAGCATATTTGAggcttaaataaataataaatgaagaaaaaatatgtattccaataaagaatttgcaaagaaaatgtttacaaagaataaataaaaatatataataaactACAATATATTCAATAACGGAGTATTACTGAGGTAATACATTTAAAATGCAGTACTACACATTATTTATGTAATTTCTAAAGACATGAGGAAATGCATTGATTCAagtttgagggggggggggggcggggggagGGGACTAGGGTTAGCCAACGCGGTCGCGTCATCGTCCAGCACCACCGTCGCCTGAAGCGTCGTTGGATGTGCGCCACCTCTTCCGGTTGGGGGTGTAGCCGCCACTTGGCCGGTGGCATTCATGTCGTCGCCCACCCTTGTGTTGCCTCCCCCGAGTGATCAGTTGCGTAAGGGCCGCAGTCGGCTTATGCTAGAGGGGCATTTTGTACCGCCACCAGATTTCAGGATGGAGAGTTGACCAccattgctttgagagcaagacGACACACATACCGTACTTACGAGGCTAGGGCCACCATCGACGGAAGGCCAGTGAAGTGGGAGGCTCGAAGGCCAGCACCGCCATTGAGGTGGAGGCCATGTGGACGGCCGTGGTAGCACTACGGTGGTGTCAACATTGAGGCTACCGACGATGTTGCTCAATTGAGGAGATAAAGGATAGCTATCTCCGTCTCCAACGTCATCAGTGCGGTGAGAACATATCCTATTGTTATAGTCATAGATTGGAGTGCTTATTGTTGGGGTGGTTGATTTGCGATACTATGTTATAGAATATTGTATAAGTATGAACTCGGAAATTGATTGAAAAATCAGATTGTATTATTACATTGTTGATGTCATATACATACATTTTAAATGGGTGTCTAATGGACACGACAACCGCTAATTGCAGTTATCAATACTGCAAATGGCAGTTACTAATGTTGATTAGATTTGTGTCAAACACTTGTGTCGCAAATTAACAACAGCCGTCTGATTATATTACGCGTACGATTACTTGTTGCTGTGCAGACAAGTTCCACACGGTACAATAACATTCATAAAGTGAAAATGCGCCCAACAATTATCGTACAAACAAGAAGTAAAATACAACTGTTACGGTGAAGTCAAAATAAGTATTTTTGCGTGAAGATAAACCACCGCAGCTTTCACTGACCTGCAGGTCAAGGCAAGCTACAACGGACATAACTCCAAACTTTCCGTGCGGATTGCGGGGAGGAATGGGACAGAACCAATAAAAAAAGACCCGAGCTAACTAAAACACGGGGTAGCAAGCCAATCATGCCGCCAACCAGACCAATTGAGTTGAGGCATGCTCCCAGAGATGAGAGGCACCAGGGAGGCAGATGAAGTGCCGACTCGCGCGATGCTGGCCCTGTGCTTCAGAATCGCCATGCACAGGTAACAATGCAGTTGGAGTGCTGTCAGATTGTGATTCTGAGGGTATCAAGTTTGTCGCTGCACAAACCGCACAGGAGATCCAAATTTGCTGAGACTTTTCCCTCCACATCTGGTGTAGAACAAACACCTAAAATATGCTCTTTCCGATGGTAATTATCACCCAGTGGAACAAATATGCTAAACACCACCTATACAACATCAGGGGTCCGCGGGAACCTAAACTAGCTACACGCTACATTCTAAATTCAATTCCACAGCCAGGTGAATAACAATGGACGAGGAGCAATCTATGTAGGGTAATTGATGCATCTAATATATACGGAGTCTAATAAACCTATCACAGTACAAAAACGCCCAACCTGTTCTTCACATCGTAATCCAAAGCTTACAGGTGTGATCCACCGGCTGAGGTACCACGTGGAATGTAAGCATTAGATAAACAAAGAGAAAACGCAGAAATATATAGGTAAGCAATCACCAAGAAAGCAAAACATTACAGAATCATAGCAGTTCGGCACTCACCTGAAACATCTCAAACCTACCAGCATTTGGAGCTTATATCCAGCTGCCTCTATGCAAAAATTCACATAACATAGATCAATCACTTTTGGACAAACAAACAGTCGACCAAGACTGGTGTATAACAATGGAACAGGAGTTCAAGGAAAGCAGACAACCTACCTTATGCGCCTGTATGAGAGGTACAAATCCATAGTAGAACAGGAATAGAAATGGTTTCTCACAGAAGACAATCTTAGTAACAATATTAGCTGTTTTTAGTACGGTCGCGAACGCAAACCACCACCCTGGTTCCTATTAGGTCCATGGCCACCACCATCTCTGAAATTATCCCTGCGTCCACCACCATAGccaccaccacgaccaccactgCACAGCACATAACAGtaccaaaaaaataatataagcaTCATCGACATGAATCATGATTTAGTACACATACACACTGAGGGATACACTGCTAAGAGCAAAACTACAAAGCACAATATCCCATATCTTTTCGTTGTGAATTATTATCAAGTAGTTTCCTTTCCCCTTGGCCCTTGCACATTGTTAAATACACAGAAACATAATTTCAACGCAGAAACATTAGCACAAGACAATAGTACACTAATCTGTACTGATTTCCCATGCCATCCCTGTGTCCCCACATACTTTCCCCTCCCATCAGTGAATTACTGAATTGTATGGTACTCCAATCAATCGATAAATCGCTTTGTTCAACAAATTAGATTCTGTACAGTTAGGACACAGTTCAAGCAACAAAAGATAATTGCTCCAGCATTTACCATCATGTATACCTTATACATCGTAAAGGGCCTGAAGTGCGAAAGCAAGTACAGATCTTTGGGCTTTACGTTTCTGATCAACCATTAGTGTTTTGTGTAATATAAGAATTTACTAATACATAATTTGCTTGGACAATATCCAGTACTCTCCAACTGAAGTTAATTAAAAATCTAGACCAAAATGGAAGTGTTAACAGTGTGCAGCATATACTACCGAACATGCACCATTTTTTTTCAATGGGAATACTGGAATCATTCATTGGTCATTGCTGAATAGTATGTGAAAGTGTGTGGCAGATGCAAATCCCTGGACCATCGAATTACAATACAAGGTACTACTAGATTCAGAATAGCGTGCAATTAGATAATTTAATTTGATACGCAGTTCCAGATTTTGCATGTAGCAGATAAACAGATGAGAAGTACTTACCCATGACCATAAGATGGTGCTCTGGGTGCTGATTTTTCAGCCATCACAACACTGATTTTGTAGCCTCTCATGTCATAATCTGGAACATGAACAGAATAGATGAATTACAAACTGCACTGGAATATGCATTGGACAAGTGGATATCATGAAacaatgcaaaactcaacagCAAGCTTACTGTTATAGAATCCACCAGCTGAATGAGCAGCAGAAGGATCTTCAtaagcaaggcaagcatctccTTTGGCTTTTCCAGACTCGTCAGTATAGATTTTTATGTTCCAGGGCCACTGGTCTTTGAAGCCACGTTTTTGTTTGATCCTCCCAACCTTTTAAAAGAAATAGTTGCTAACATTCAAAAAGCAGAACCTAATGCAACTGATTACACAGATAAATAGCAAGGGAAAAAGAAATAATGAAATTCGTACCATAACATTACAACTCATGTAAAACAAGATGCAACTCTATAAATGAGCTAATTACAAAGACTCGGCATAATGTAAAACCAACTGAATTCTACTCAATACAAtaaggaaaaggaaagagaggAATTGGTTCCACAACATAAAAAGTCACatagaaacaaaataaattcagaaaaatataataataactACAAAACGCAGTATAACGTAAAAATCAACTGTAATTTACTCAATAAATTTTCAATCAACAATGTCAAGTTACATTACATTATTAACTCAACATGAGAGTATAATTAAAAAACATAACTAGTTAACTACTTAAAGATTGTTCTACCTATTTGGGGAGTAGAACTGTTAACTATAAAATGCACTCATAAAGAACACCATTATTGACATACAAATCGACGTCAAACCAAACCGCCAAACTGATCCCTGTACTCCACAACATAACGTTTGGTATGTATGAGCACcttcttaaaaaatataatagggTCCACAAACTCATGCACTAAaacatactccctccatttctttttataggtcgtattaggatttgagaaagtcttTTAAAGTATACTTTGGCCATTAAtttcttacaatatattatcaattgctacgaAATTAATATCTTAAAGATATGTGAAATACGAATCTATTGATATATCTTTTGTACAATAAACATGCACATAATTTGACCAATTGTTGATACAAAATTtatgaagtttgactttttttaatcctaatacgccctatattctgaaacggagggagtactatGAGTATTGACCATCGAAAAATCCTGAAGCGCATAGTAGATCAATATGAACATAGAAAATTCATATGCTAGCCTGCAAATACTAATTTATCAACATGGTTCAACTACACATCTATCATAGCTACTAGTGGCAAGTGAATAACGATTACAATGGGAAGGAGATAATTTTAGGACAATACAGATATGAGAAAAAGGGAAAGTAATGAATTCAATTAGAAAGAgaactataaataatatataccATTCTGGAAAGTGATATCTTCATAAAATATACAGTTACTGACAAAAAAAAGGAATTCAAGTGAAGGTAAATTATACCATGCCAATTCCTCCAAATAACTCCTGTAATTCCTCAACAGTGACATCAGGAGGCAAGTTTGAGATGTAAATCCTTGCGTTATCACATGTCTCATCACAGTTTGCATCACACTGCTTAACCTTCGAAGGTGGCTCAGGGGCAGCACTACCAGTATaactgccaccgctgccatgaTAAGGTGGTGGTGCACCAACAGAACCTCCACCCCCAGGCATGGACCGACCACTGTACCCACCATCATATGTAGGCGGCAAACCCCCTTGGCCCCCTGGGGCACCACTACTATATGGGTTTGGAGGTGGGGCACCATAGCTTGGTGGGTATGAGCCTGGACCACCGCCATAGCTATTAGGAGGAGGCACCGCAGAATCTGAACCATAGGCATTGTTGCCACCGTAGGAGCTCGGAGGCGCTGCATAGTCACCAGCAGGCCCACCATAGGAAGGAGGCCCTTGCGGAGGAGTTTGTCCAAAGCTACCAGCATTGTAACCACCTTCATCTCCCCTTTGGTTGTTCTCCTGGTCTCGTCCCCCATAACCACCACCTCTGCCACCGCGGTAGTCATCAAAAccacgatcaataccaccactTCGATTatatcctcctcttccccctcctcctccactaccACCACGGCCACCGGAATTGAAATCCCCCCTATCTCTGTTGTGGCCACCTCCTCCAGAACCATAATCACCACCACCACGATTGtagcctccaccacctccaccagaCCTGTTATACCCACCGCCActgcctccacctccacctccacttgGGCAAGGTGCCCCACACTTGTTGCACTCAGTCCTCCTCGCAAAGTTCACGTTGCCACAGCTGGATCAAGAATTTATAAATCTTTTAGGAAACAGTGACGTAGCAGAACCAATCATAGCAAAAGATTTAAGTTTTCTACATCATGGAAGAACTGATGCTACATATGACGAAAAAAACAATTATAAGAAACTATAGCcatcaaaaaaatcttaaaccCTTCGAATAACCCTAAACCAATTTATAGATCTGTGAATGACTATTGTCAATGGCATACTAGCCTCAAATCAATTTACAAAGCCATGAGAATCTATGATTGAAATTTGTCATCAATGGTACTTAAGTCTCAGATCAATTTTTGGTAATCACAATCATAACAAGACACCCTATGCTCCAAACCATAAAATCTCATGAAAGCTCCATCTATCCAGACAAATCCTAGTATCCAACAACAGGTAACTACACAATCTACATATATAGGTGCAAATCAACTAAAGGAACAGGGAGCTAGCTACTGCACACCATGTCGCAAGCAAATCCTGATACAACAGCCAAATGATTTCATCACCAAAACACCACAAACAAAAAAGCACCCCAAAAGAGTGTAAATCTCAAGCCTACACACCAGAATTCCCAGGACAGTCCAGAACAACACGATTAAATCAGTCGAGTCCAACGAGGTATCGATGAACAAGCAATTCGAAACGCACCTCGCGTCAGGGCAAACCCAGTCGCCTTCGCGCCCTcccccgcggccgcggccgccaccATCTCGgccacctccacctctcccGCCGCCACCGAaccccccgcccccgccgccacctctcccgccgccgccgccgccgtaccCTCCGCCTCCCCCTCCGCCTACAtaccctccaccaccaccacttccataccctcctccaccaccgccgcctcctcgcccacggccgcctccgccgccacctgcACAAGAACGAGTCACTCAGAAGCAGATCCAGAGAAACATGCACGCAGACAGACCATGGGATCCAGACGCGacctcggccgccgccgcggtagTCGTCGGATCCGTAAGACCCCGACATGGGTTCAGGTCACGCCTAGGGTTTCGGGAGCGCTCGAGAGGACAGGGCGGAAAAGAGTATTCGCGATGCGGAGAGGTGTTTGGATTAGGGCAAAAGAGGTCGCACTTGGAAAGTGGAAGAGGGAAAAGTCGCAAATAGTAGTGGGCTATTATAGGCCGGCTTCTGCTGGATCTGGTTAAGTTGGCTCAAAATGGGCCGATTGCTTGGAGCCTGTATCTtcaattttaggaaaaaaattcattttacCTCTCTCAACTATTTTGTCCTAGTCCGTTTTTCCTCTTAATCGTAAAATCAGATATTTTACCTCTCTCAATAATAAAAACCGGTTATAATCTCTCTCTAACCCCAATTCAGGATGGTTTTGGTCGATATGGACGAAGTGACGTGGCAAACTTGCCATGCTAgcactcaaataaaatccacagcctcaattttttttttaaattagtcCCTCCGTCTACACCCAACAACCCgagcccacatgtcagtgaccTGAGGAAGGGGAAGGCGTGGTCGTGGTGCACACGACCTCACTGGTGGCAGGTAACGCTTCGGCTTGCTCGAGCGGGGACTACGGTAGCTGCGTGGGACCTGTGCGGTCTCAGTCGTGGGGTTCAAGGTGCTCTAGGTGTGGTCTATGACGTGCAGGGTAGAGACGGTGGCTAGGGCTTAGCGGCGGCACACGAGCAATGACGATCTCCCCCGATTGAGGGCAGCTTGAGCATCTACAGGCTTCTAGTGTCTTCACCGTGCCTTTAGTTGAAGCTGAGAGAGACTAAGGACCTCTGGCGATGGTAAGGTGAGGTAGCGTAAAGAGCTCAGCAGCGGTGACGGTCTCCCGGTCTCGGTCTCCTGCGATTGGCAGAGGGGAAATGCTCAGTAGGGGGTAGGAGATGATGTTGGCGCAAGGGATTGGCCGGAGCTTCACCGAGGCGACTGGGTTGCTTCACACGGCAGCGACCGGAGCCGAGGAAGAAGGTGTGGCCGGTTTGCGTCGGGTCCTAGTCCTCGCATGAATGGCAAAATGGAATCAGTGAGGTACGGCGAACATGGTGACGCACTCAGTTTCGATGGAGACTCACTGGGGAGGAAATGGCGCGGTTGTGAGCCCGCCAGCACCAGAGAAGAAGCTCATATTCCGTGCGAACCACGAGCTCGCGTCTTGGTTTATTGAGGAAAATAGAAGGGAGTAGCGTGGACAGTGTGTTGGCGTGAGGAGGGGCTATTTGGAGAAGGTTTGGCACCGGTCCATGGATCGGGTGTACTTGGTTTCTCTAGGTGGCATGCCAGAGGGGAGACGATGGCGATGCGACGGTTCACAGGCGCTGGCACGAGGGCGATCGAGTGCTTGTGTGACTTGGCTCGAAGGCGAGGGCGTAGAGGGGGTGTGTGGCACGCGCCCTCACCCATGACGCGTGTTAaggggattttatttgagcgcTGGCATGACAAATTTGCCAACTCACTTCGTCCACATCGGCCAAAATCACCCTGAATCGGGGTTAGGGAGGAATTATAACCGATATTGACTGTTGAGGGAGGTAAAATATCCAGTTTTATGATTGAGGAGGGGAAAACGAACTCGAACAATAGTTCAAGAGGCAAAATGGACTCTTTCTTCAATTTTAATAAGGCCCAGTGTCACTGTAGAAGAAAGACCCAAGATGTAGTTTGGGCTTTAGATTGGATAGCTCCT includes:
- the LOC133886717 gene encoding transcription initiation factor TFIID subunit 15b, with product MSGSYGSDDYRGGGRGGGGGGRGRGGGGGGGGYGSGGGGGYVGGGGGGGYGGGGGGRGGGGGGGFGGGGRGGGGRDGGGRGRGGGREGDWVCPDASCGNVNFARRTECNKCGAPCPSGGGGGGSGGGYNRSGGGGGGYNRGGGDYGSGGGGHNRDRGDFNSGGRGGSGGGGGRGGYNRSGGIDRGFDDYRGGRGGGYGGRDQENNQRGDEGGYNAGSFGQTPPQGPPSYGGPAGDYAAPPSSYGGNNAYGSDSAVPPPNSYGGGPGSYPPSYGAPPPNPYSSGAPGGQGGLPPTYDGGYSGRSMPGGGGSVGAPPPYHGSGGSYTGSAAPEPPSKVKQCDANCDETCDNARIYISNLPPDVTVEELQELFGGIGMVGRIKQKRGFKDQWPWNIKIYTDESGKAKGDACLAYEDPSAAHSAGGFYNNYDMRGYKISVVMAEKSAPRAPSYGHGGGRGGGYGGGRRDNFRDGGGHGPNRNQGGGLRSRPY